From Candidatus Pedobacter colombiensis, one genomic window encodes:
- a CDS encoding cytochrome c peroxidase — MKKVFLALSTLLFILLFFSFRSFDFINGDQLPIDSLRKVYAQSPDKWPKPTIDSGVNFVELGVVSLSPIEDQKEQLKGVITLGKNLFFDPRLSGSNQISCSSCHAPDLNWADGREKAIGHDHGAGKRNTPSLENVWFFKKLFWDGRAEGLEDQAAHPISNPIEMHQDLKKLPAKLQKIKGYQILFTDAFGDKKITTERILSALATYQKTIVSRKGDFDYFLLGDKKRLTDQQVLGLHLFRTKARCLNCHNGPLFSDREFHNVGLTYYARKYEDLGLYNITKKPEDVGKFRTPSLRNVMRTAPWFHNGLFSDMDGVMNMYNAGMPVQRVKPEQVNDPLLPKNDKLLKPLGLSKVEKDAIIAFMESISVIPWKERAPELPK; from the coding sequence ATGAAGAAGGTCTTTTTAGCACTTAGCACACTATTATTTATATTATTATTTTTTTCCTTCAGATCTTTCGATTTCATTAATGGCGATCAGCTACCTATTGATTCCCTTCGTAAAGTATACGCGCAATCTCCTGATAAATGGCCAAAACCGACTATTGATTCCGGAGTTAATTTTGTAGAGTTGGGCGTAGTATCCTTGTCTCCTATTGAAGATCAAAAAGAGCAGCTTAAAGGAGTAATTACTTTGGGTAAAAACTTATTTTTTGACCCACGCTTGTCTGGTTCTAATCAGATTTCCTGCTCTAGTTGTCATGCACCAGACTTAAATTGGGCTGATGGACGTGAAAAGGCTATTGGACATGATCATGGTGCTGGTAAACGTAATACTCCATCTTTAGAAAATGTATGGTTCTTTAAAAAACTGTTCTGGGATGGTCGCGCAGAAGGATTGGAAGATCAAGCGGCTCATCCTATCAGCAACCCTATTGAAATGCATCAGGACTTAAAAAAACTACCTGCAAAACTGCAAAAGATAAAGGGTTATCAAATACTTTTTACAGATGCTTTTGGAGATAAAAAAATAACAACTGAACGTATTTTATCAGCACTGGCAACTTACCAGAAAACCATAGTAAGCAGAAAAGGCGACTTTGATTACTTTTTATTGGGCGATAAAAAGCGATTGACAGATCAGCAGGTACTTGGCTTGCATTTATTCAGAACAAAAGCACGCTGTTTAAACTGTCATAATGGTCCATTATTTAGTGATCGAGAGTTTCATAATGTAGGTTTAACCTATTATGCCCGTAAATATGAAGATTTAGGTTTATACAACATTACTAAAAAACCTGAGGATGTGGGTAAATTTAGAACACCAAGTCTGCGCAATGTGATGAGAACCGCCCCATGGTTCCATAACGGTTTGTTTAGTGATATGGATGGTGTAATGAATATGTATAATGCAGGTATGCCAGTTCAGCGCGTAAAACCAGAGCAGGTTAATGACCCATTGCTGCCTAAAAATGACAAGTTGTTAAAACCATTGGGACTTTCGAAAGTAGAAAAAGATGCAATCATTGCCTTTATGGAATCTATTTCGGTAATCCCATGGAAAGAGCGCGCACCGGAGCTACCAAAATAA
- the thiS gene encoding sulfur carrier protein ThiS: MEITINHQPHQFKDTCSVEQMLSIVLSGEVKGIAVAINQTIISKSNWSAHLLKEGDQIMLIKATQGG; this comes from the coding sequence ATGGAAATAACTATAAATCATCAACCTCACCAGTTTAAAGACACTTGTTCTGTTGAACAAATGCTTTCCATTGTGCTTTCAGGCGAAGTCAAAGGTATCGCTGTAGCCATCAATCAAACTATTATTTCTAAATCCAACTGGTCTGCCCATCTTTTAAAGGAAGGCGATCAGATTATGCTTATCAAAGCCACCCAAGGCGGATAA
- the thiC gene encoding phosphomethylpyrimidine synthase ThiC, whose protein sequence is MKQEKTPNAQVISRTPFPASRKVFVKGQLHDIEVAMREISLSETKIHNGFGLTEPNPPVTVYDTSGPYTDPEANIDVKQGLNRLREKWITGRQDVEQLDQISSDYGQQRLADAKLDVLRFSHLNKPYRAKKGMNVSQMHYAKKGIITAEMEYIAIRENQRIDLLNEQLGAQYDVMSHQHKGHSFGANTPKGYITSEFVRQEVAAGRAVIPCNINHPELEPMIIGRNFLVKINANIGNSAVTSSIEEEVEKAVWACRWGADTIMDLSTGKNIHETREWIIRNSPVPIGTVPIYQALEKVNGKAEDLTWELFRDTLIEQAEQGVDYFTIHAGVLLRYVPLTAKRVTGIVSRGGSIMAKWCLAHHKENFLYTHFEEICEIMKAYDVAFSLGDGLRPGCIADANDEAQFGELETLGELTKIAWKHDVQTIIEGPGHVPMHLIKENMEKQLEHCSEAPFYTLGPLTTDIAPGYDHITSAIGAAMIGWFGTAMLCYVTPKEHLGLPNKKDVKDGVITYKIAAHAADLAKGHPGAQYRDNALSKARFEFRWEDQFNLSLDPDTAKEFHDETLPAEGAKIAHFCSMCGPNFCSMKITQDVREYAAKQGVDEQEALEKGMADKSKEFTEKGSELYL, encoded by the coding sequence ATGAAACAAGAAAAAACTCCAAATGCACAGGTGATCAGCCGCACGCCTTTCCCTGCTTCCCGTAAAGTATTTGTTAAAGGTCAGCTGCACGACATTGAGGTCGCCATGCGAGAAATCAGCTTAAGCGAAACCAAGATTCACAATGGATTTGGTTTAACTGAGCCCAACCCTCCGGTAACAGTTTACGACACGAGCGGTCCGTACACTGATCCTGAAGCAAATATAGACGTAAAACAAGGCTTAAACAGGCTGAGAGAAAAATGGATAACCGGCAGGCAAGACGTAGAGCAACTGGATCAGATATCGTCTGATTACGGACAGCAGCGTTTGGCAGATGCCAAACTTGATGTACTGAGATTTTCGCATCTTAACAAGCCTTACAGAGCAAAAAAAGGCATGAACGTATCACAAATGCACTATGCAAAAAAAGGTATCATTACTGCCGAAATGGAATATATCGCCATTAGGGAGAACCAAAGAATAGATTTATTAAATGAACAACTGGGTGCACAATATGATGTAATGAGCCACCAGCATAAAGGGCATAGCTTTGGTGCAAATACGCCTAAAGGTTACATAACATCAGAATTTGTGAGGCAGGAAGTCGCTGCCGGTAGAGCGGTTATTCCTTGTAACATTAACCATCCAGAGCTGGAACCTATGATTATTGGGCGTAATTTCCTGGTAAAGATCAATGCCAACATTGGTAATTCGGCCGTTACCTCCTCTATTGAAGAAGAGGTAGAAAAAGCGGTATGGGCTTGCAGATGGGGTGCAGATACCATAATGGACCTTTCTACCGGTAAAAATATCCACGAGACCCGCGAATGGATTATACGCAACTCTCCTGTTCCTATTGGCACTGTTCCGATCTACCAGGCTTTAGAAAAGGTAAATGGTAAAGCAGAGGACCTGACCTGGGAATTGTTTAGAGATACATTAATTGAGCAGGCAGAACAAGGTGTTGACTATTTTACCATCCATGCTGGTGTATTGCTGCGTTATGTTCCTTTAACTGCAAAAAGGGTAACCGGAATAGTGTCACGTGGAGGCTCTATCATGGCTAAATGGTGTTTAGCGCATCATAAAGAGAACTTCTTATATACACATTTTGAAGAGATTTGCGAGATTATGAAGGCTTATGATGTGGCTTTCTCTCTGGGAGACGGACTTAGGCCAGGTTGTATTGCTGATGCCAATGATGAAGCTCAATTTGGTGAATTGGAAACACTTGGTGAGCTGACTAAAATTGCCTGGAAACATGATGTGCAGACTATTATTGAGGGCCCGGGACACGTACCTATGCACTTGATTAAGGAGAACATGGAAAAGCAATTAGAACATTGCTCTGAAGCTCCGTTCTATACCTTAGGTCCGCTAACGACTGACATTGCACCGGGATATGATCACATTACATCGGCCATCGGGGCTGCAATGATCGGCTGGTTTGGTACGGCTATGCTTTGCTATGTAACCCCTAAAGAGCACCTCGGCTTGCCTAATAAAAAAGATGTAAAGGATGGCGTGATTACCTATAAAATTGCTGCACATGCTGCTGATTTAGCTAAAGGACATCCGGGAGCACAATACCGCGACAATGCTTTAAGCAAGGCCAGATTTGAGTTTAGATGGGAAGATCAGTTTAATTTATCATTAGATCCTGATACCGCAAAAGAGTTCCATGATGAGACTTTGCCTGCTGAGGGTGCTAAAATTGCCCACTTCTGTTCGATGTGTGGCCCTAACTTCTGCTCGATGAAAATTACACAGGATGTGAGGGAATATGCAGCAAAGCAAGGCGTTGATGAGCAAGAAGCATTGGAAAAAGGAATGGCAGATAAATCTAAAGAATTTACTGAAAAAGGCAGCGAATTATACCTGTAA
- a CDS encoding thiamine phosphate synthase: MKLIVISDPVYFKDEARLINRLFEAGMSLFHLRKEGFTRQAYAALIAGIDECYHDRIAMHQFHELAGDFPLIKRLHYPEWLRKETIASDLAAIMDNYTLSTSIHHLANLKNLAGFAYTFYGPVFNSISKPGYTGTANTDFVLPEHSNHTKVIALGGITAEKIEQVKQMDFDGFAVLGAIWSKKEEAVNNLKKLINKSK, translated from the coding sequence ATGAAACTGATTGTCATATCTGATCCTGTTTATTTTAAAGATGAGGCGCGTTTAATAAACCGGCTTTTTGAAGCTGGCATGTCTCTTTTTCACTTGAGAAAGGAAGGATTTACCAGGCAAGCGTATGCAGCATTAATTGCCGGAATAGACGAGTGTTATCACGATAGGATCGCTATGCATCAGTTTCATGAACTGGCTGGAGATTTCCCTTTGATCAAGCGCCTTCACTACCCGGAGTGGCTTCGAAAAGAGACAATCGCTAGTGATTTAGCCGCTATTATGGATAACTATACGCTGAGCACTTCTATTCATCATTTAGCCAATCTGAAGAATTTAGCTGGCTTTGCTTATACTTTTTACGGTCCTGTTTTTAACAGCATTTCCAAGCCGGGATATACTGGAACTGCCAATACTGATTTTGTCTTGCCTGAACATAGTAATCACACAAAGGTCATTGCCCTTGGCGGAATAACAGCAGAAAAAATAGAACAGGTTAAACAAATGGACTTTGATGGATTTGCAGTACTCGGAGCAATATGGAGTAAAAAAGAAGAAGCCGTAAATAACCTTAAAAAACTTATAAACAAAAGCAAGTAA
- a CDS encoding hydroxymethylpyrimidine/phosphomethylpyrimidine kinase yields the protein MTSIKESRPYILSLAGFDPSAGAGVLADVKCFEQHEVYGFGVCTALTVQTDSDFIKNDWLDATQIIDQLAPLLTKFPVTACKIGLIKDIPVLLEVMAYIKLYAPTMKIVLDPVLKASSGYGFHDWEDSLKMLSPALSQIDLITPNYPEMLSMGGKAEVHAAATTWATHCPVLLKGGHQQANMGTDYLFEYDIVHELKPGVSEIQQKHGSGCVLSASVTAYLAKGFTLLNACTLAKQYIEQFLNSNNTLLGYHKL from the coding sequence ATGACAAGCATAAAAGAAAGCCGGCCTTATATATTGAGCCTTGCAGGATTTGATCCAAGTGCAGGTGCCGGGGTGTTGGCCGATGTGAAGTGTTTTGAGCAACATGAGGTTTACGGTTTTGGTGTATGTACCGCTTTAACGGTGCAAACTGATAGTGACTTTATAAAGAACGACTGGCTGGATGCAACTCAGATTATAGATCAACTTGCACCTTTGCTAACTAAGTTTCCGGTTACAGCCTGTAAGATTGGGTTAATTAAAGACATTCCGGTTTTACTTGAAGTGATGGCTTACATAAAATTATATGCACCGACCATGAAAATTGTACTTGATCCAGTTTTAAAAGCCAGCTCCGGCTATGGATTTCATGATTGGGAAGATAGTTTAAAAATGCTTTCTCCCGCTTTAAGCCAGATTGATTTGATCACACCAAACTACCCGGAAATGCTAAGTATGGGCGGTAAAGCTGAGGTACACGCTGCTGCGACTACCTGGGCAACTCATTGTCCGGTTTTATTAAAAGGCGGGCATCAACAAGCGAATATGGGTACAGATTATCTATTTGAATATGACATCGTACATGAGCTGAAACCCGGTGTATCTGAAATTCAACAAAAGCACGGTTCAGGCTGTGTTTTATCTGCTTCTGTAACAGCTTACCTGGCAAAAGGATTTACACTTTTAAACGCTTGTACCCTTGCCAAACAATACATTGAACAATTTTTAAATAGTAATAATACCCTTTTAGGGTATCATAAATTATGA
- a CDS encoding thiamine phosphate synthase, with protein MIDKLHYISQSPIGSSHLQSIERVLLAGGKWIQLRVKDQTEAEVLPLALEAAALCKKHGAKLIVNDYPLVALKAEAYGLHLGLADMPIAEARAIVGPDMVIGGTANTLAHMLQRADEGANYIGLGPYRFTTTKQNLSPVIGLQGYIELMKQAREAGMYLPVIAIGGIETVDIPLLMQTGIHGVAVSGALTNQLNTAIILNNINQLLC; from the coding sequence ATGATAGACAAACTACATTATATATCTCAATCGCCTATTGGCAGCTCTCATTTACAATCCATTGAAAGGGTTTTACTTGCTGGTGGAAAATGGATACAGCTAAGGGTTAAAGACCAAACTGAGGCAGAGGTATTACCATTAGCTCTTGAAGCAGCTGCCTTGTGTAAAAAACATGGAGCCAAATTAATTGTAAATGATTACCCGCTGGTAGCATTAAAGGCGGAGGCATATGGCCTGCATTTGGGTTTAGCTGATATGCCCATAGCAGAAGCAAGGGCTATTGTTGGACCTGACATGGTTATTGGTGGAACAGCAAATACTTTAGCTCATATGCTGCAAAGAGCCGATGAAGGAGCGAATTATATAGGTTTAGGTCCTTATAGATTTACCACCACCAAGCAGAATTTAAGCCCGGTGATTGGTTTGCAGGGATATATCGAGCTTATGAAACAAGCTCGTGAAGCCGGTATGTACTTACCTGTTATCGCCATTGGTGGAATAGAAACGGTAGATATTCCTTTACTGATGCAAACAGGGATACACGGCGTAGCAGTATCTGGAGCACTGACCAATCAGCTTAACACCGCAATTATTTTAAACAACATAAATCAACTATTATGTTAA
- a CDS encoding thiazole synthase codes for MLKIADKTFTSRLFTGTGKFSSSIQMEEALLTSGSELVTVALKRVDMHTDEDDILLHLKYPHINLLPNTSGVRNAKEAVFAAQIAREALETNWIKLEIHPDPKYLMPDPIETLKATEELVKLGFIVLPYIHADPVLCKRLEDVGTAAVMPLGSPIGSNKGLKTIDFLEIIIHQSNVPVIIDAGIGAPSDAAKAMEIGADAVLVNTAIAVSENPILMANAFKIAVEAGRMAYKAKLGAIGNHAVASSPLTSFLD; via the coding sequence ATGTTAAAAATAGCAGACAAAACATTTACCTCCCGCCTGTTTACAGGTACCGGAAAATTCAGTTCTTCTATACAAATGGAAGAAGCGCTTTTAACTTCAGGCTCAGAATTGGTTACGGTAGCTCTTAAAAGAGTGGATATGCATACCGATGAGGACGACATTTTATTACACCTAAAATATCCTCATATCAACTTACTCCCAAATACATCGGGTGTAAGGAATGCAAAAGAGGCTGTATTTGCCGCACAAATAGCCCGGGAAGCACTGGAAACCAACTGGATAAAACTAGAAATCCATCCTGATCCAAAATACCTGATGCCCGACCCTATTGAAACTTTAAAAGCGACAGAAGAACTGGTTAAACTCGGCTTTATTGTATTGCCTTACATACATGCTGATCCGGTTTTATGTAAACGACTGGAAGATGTGGGGACAGCGGCTGTAATGCCTCTAGGATCACCAATCGGCAGTAATAAGGGGCTAAAAACCATAGACTTTCTGGAGATCATCATTCATCAAAGCAATGTACCTGTGATCATTGACGCCGGAATTGGCGCGCCTTCTGATGCGGCTAAAGCCATGGAAATTGGTGCTGATGCGGTATTGGTAAATACAGCCATTGCCGTTTCGGAAAATCCAATATTGATGGCCAATGCTTTTAAAATTGCTGTTGAGGCTGGTAGAATGGCTTATAAAGCAAAATTGGGTGCAATTGGCAATCATGCGGTAGCCAGCAGTCCGCTTACTTCATTCTTAGATTAA
- the thiH gene encoding 2-iminoacetate synthase ThiH — translation MPGFNDIFEQCNWDETRKSIYSKTAADVERALSARKRTLEDFKALISPAAAPYLEQMAQISQQLTMKRFGRVIQMYVPLYLSNECNNICTYCGFSYDNKVKRKTLSPIEIMQEVAVIKEMGFDHVLLVTGEANQSVHTDYFKKVLELIGPHFAHISMEVQPLDLTDYEELRPYGLNTVLVYQETYHLEDYKKHHPKGKKSNFQYRLETPDRLGQAGIHKMGLGVLIGLEDWRTDSFYTAMHLDYLEKTYWQSKYSVSFPRLRPFSGGLEPKVVMNDRELVQLICAYRLFNEEVELSISTRESNLFRDNIIKLGITAMSAGSKTNPGGYAVEPQSLEQFEISDERSAIEIAEMISKQGYEAVWKDWDTALR, via the coding sequence ATGCCTGGTTTTAATGACATTTTTGAGCAATGCAACTGGGATGAAACCCGTAAAAGTATTTACAGCAAAACTGCCGCTGATGTAGAACGTGCTTTATCTGCACGTAAAAGAACGTTGGAAGATTTTAAGGCACTGATCTCCCCTGCCGCAGCTCCTTACCTGGAGCAAATGGCACAGATCAGTCAGCAGCTAACGATGAAGCGCTTTGGCCGTGTAATACAAATGTATGTGCCCTTATACCTTTCAAATGAATGCAATAACATTTGCACCTATTGCGGTTTTAGTTACGACAATAAGGTAAAACGCAAAACCCTCTCTCCCATAGAGATTATGCAGGAGGTTGCTGTAATTAAGGAAATGGGCTTCGACCACGTGTTATTAGTTACCGGCGAAGCTAACCAGTCAGTACATACCGATTACTTTAAAAAAGTACTGGAACTGATTGGGCCACATTTTGCACACATTTCTATGGAAGTACAGCCATTAGATCTTACAGACTATGAAGAACTTAGACCTTATGGCTTAAACACTGTATTGGTATATCAGGAAACCTATCATCTGGAAGATTATAAAAAGCATCATCCAAAAGGCAAAAAATCAAACTTCCAGTATCGTTTGGAAACGCCGGACAGATTGGGACAGGCAGGCATTCATAAAATGGGTTTAGGAGTTTTGATTGGTCTGGAAGATTGGCGTACCGACTCATTCTATACTGCAATGCACCTGGATTACCTTGAAAAAACCTATTGGCAAAGTAAGTACAGCGTCTCTTTTCCTCGGTTAAGGCCATTTAGTGGAGGATTAGAACCTAAAGTTGTAATGAACGACAGAGAACTCGTCCAACTGATATGCGCTTATAGGTTGTTCAATGAGGAAGTAGAACTGTCTATCTCTACAAGAGAGTCCAATCTATTTAGAGATAACATCATTAAACTGGGCATTACAGCAATGAGCGCAGGCTCTAAAACTAATCCTGGTGGTTATGCAGTAGAACCTCAATCCCTGGAACAATTTGAGATTTCGGATGAACGAAGTGCCATTGAAATCGCAGAAATGATTTCCAAACAAGGTTATGAAGCTGTTTGGAAAGATTGGGATACTGCACTGAGATAG
- a CDS encoding HesA/MoeB/ThiF family protein, with protein sequence MRPLSTLKRYDRQITLPELGVDGQQRLLNTRVLVVGAGGLGCPLLLYLVGAGIGHIGIIDDDIVDETNLHRQVLFQMSDIGRHKADVAAAKLQLFNPDVQFTAYPFRLTDKNAARLIGQYDLVIDGSDNFPTRYLVNDTCVSLNKTLVFGSIFQFEGQISVFNFNGGPDYRSIYPEPPLPDEVPNCGESGVIGTLPGIIGSIMANEAIKVICGFGEVLSGQLLVFNALNNETQRFNFGKTSGNNQLQHIAKETTAEIQIQDLEQWKTDQIDYQLVDLREAYEYEEYNIGGVNIPLYSLNDHLNELSATQRIVLCCSAGKRSKIAMHLLKGTFNGEVFSLILPAKVFCREK encoded by the coding sequence ATGAGACCATTAAGCACACTAAAACGGTACGACAGACAAATTACACTTCCTGAATTGGGGGTTGATGGACAACAGAGATTACTTAATACCAGGGTACTAGTTGTAGGCGCAGGTGGCTTAGGCTGCCCTCTACTGCTGTATCTTGTAGGGGCAGGTATTGGCCATATTGGCATCATAGATGATGATATAGTGGATGAGACCAACCTTCACAGGCAGGTATTGTTCCAGATGTCAGATATAGGCCGGCATAAAGCTGATGTTGCTGCTGCAAAACTGCAACTTTTTAATCCTGACGTTCAGTTTACAGCTTACCCTTTCCGGCTAACTGATAAAAATGCCGCAAGACTAATCGGACAATACGATCTGGTTATTGATGGTTCTGACAATTTCCCTACCCGCTATCTGGTAAATGACACTTGTGTTTCCTTAAATAAAACACTTGTATTTGGTTCTATATTTCAGTTTGAAGGGCAGATATCTGTATTTAATTTTAATGGAGGTCCTGATTACCGTTCGATTTATCCGGAACCACCTTTACCTGATGAGGTTCCAAATTGTGGGGAAAGTGGAGTAATTGGTACCTTACCTGGGATTATTGGTAGCATAATGGCTAATGAGGCGATTAAAGTCATCTGTGGCTTTGGTGAGGTCTTATCGGGACAACTTCTTGTTTTTAATGCACTGAACAATGAAACGCAGCGTTTTAATTTTGGAAAAACAAGCGGTAATAATCAGTTACAACATATAGCTAAAGAAACCACTGCAGAGATACAGATCCAAGATTTAGAGCAATGGAAAACTGATCAAATTGATTATCAATTGGTCGATCTTAGAGAAGCCTATGAATATGAGGAATACAACATTGGTGGAGTTAATATCCCTCTTTATAGTTTAAATGATCATCTCAATGAATTATCTGCCACTCAAAGAATTGTATTGTGTTGTTCGGCAGGTAAACGTAGCAAAATAGCTATGCATCTGCTTAAGGGTACATTTAATGGTGAAGTATTTTCTTTAATACTTCCTGCAAAAGTATTTTGTAGAGAAAAATAA
- a CDS encoding S1-like domain-containing RNA-binding protein gives MIAIGQYNDLRIIKKTEEGLILTEGEKEVLLPYVDVPQNAEVGDNLNVFVYMQKDGRLQATTKKPYACVGDFAYLTVVDETEDGGAFMDIGLGKDIYVPKREQKRPMFKGDKHVVYVFLDESNDRMVASSKLVNYVEEDDIDLEEGDEVSLLIVDRSDLGYNAIIDNKYIGLLYTNELFDELNPGETRKGWIKKIRVEGKIDLSLQPMGYGHILETKDVLLADLKDSGGVISLGDKSSPDDIYYRFKISKSAFKKAIGGLYKERLITISDHEIRLVVDNEAE, from the coding sequence ATGATAGCAATAGGACAATACAACGACCTTAGGATAATAAAGAAAACGGAAGAGGGTCTGATTTTAACGGAAGGTGAAAAAGAAGTATTACTACCCTATGTCGATGTTCCTCAAAATGCTGAAGTTGGTGATAACCTGAATGTATTTGTTTACATGCAAAAAGATGGCAGGCTTCAAGCGACTACTAAAAAACCTTATGCCTGTGTAGGTGATTTTGCTTACTTAACTGTAGTTGATGAAACCGAAGACGGTGGTGCATTTATGGATATTGGTTTAGGTAAGGATATTTACGTGCCTAAACGCGAGCAGAAGCGCCCAATGTTTAAAGGTGACAAACATGTAGTTTACGTGTTTTTAGATGAAAGTAATGACCGTATGGTGGCTTCTTCTAAACTTGTAAATTATGTTGAGGAAGATGATATAGATCTTGAAGAAGGTGATGAGGTCAGTTTATTGATTGTTGACCGCTCAGATTTGGGTTATAATGCCATCATAGATAATAAATACATTGGTCTTTTATATACCAATGAGTTATTCGATGAACTAAATCCTGGCGAAACTCGCAAGGGATGGATTAAAAAGATACGTGTAGAAGGTAAAATAGATCTGAGCTTACAACCTATGGGCTATGGCCACATTCTGGAAACTAAGGATGTTTTGCTTGCAGATCTGAAAGATAGTGGTGGCGTGATTTCATTGGGTGATAAAAGCTCTCCGGATGATATTTACTATCGTTTTAAAATTAGCAAAAGTGCTTTTAAGAAAGCAATTGGTGGGTTGTATAAAGAAAGATTGATCACCATTTCTGATCATGAGATTAGATTAGTTGTCGATAACGAAGCAGAATAA
- a CDS encoding S8 family serine peptidase, translating into MYSKNFIFFAFFCATSSFSISKAQQVTAKKQTLPSNWHYLSQDQTGFYGVSADKAHKFLDSLKLTPKKITVAVIDADLNINHEDLKDRIWKNPRPGAKGYTNDVNGWNFLGNKNGQTLVKTGTEAFREYKRLKPRFENVKPEQLKTEAEKNEYVYFRTVRAEAKINSYIKFGQYTALITNAFRITDSVIKATKFDHEPMVADVMKLKIADSAINEQYGVVSRSMFKYKNNDLWKDIYSNQLQENETVVNRIKSLDDKTSPRDLIGDADNIKDKYYGNANLFEKDSYHGTFVAGLIGAVRNNGIGIDGIADSVAIMGVRAVPDGDEYDKDIALAIYYAVDNGAKLINMSFGKYYSPHSQWVNEAIQYANKKGVLLFHASGNEGKNVDSIMVYPSGMLSATKRAENLIRVGASTPTGEAAAISNYGAANVDIFAPGISIRSTGLNNGYQIANGTSLSAPIVTGVAALLWSYFPQLSAKQIKTILLASVTSRKGHLTSKPGKVKDQIVFENLCTSAGIVNAYQAVKMAQQMLKTKV; encoded by the coding sequence ATGTACTCAAAGAATTTCATTTTTTTCGCATTTTTTTGCGCCACTTCATCTTTTTCAATCAGTAAAGCGCAACAAGTAACCGCAAAAAAACAAACATTGCCATCAAACTGGCATTATTTATCACAAGATCAAACAGGATTTTATGGTGTTTCTGCCGATAAGGCACATAAGTTTCTGGATAGCCTAAAACTAACACCTAAAAAGATTACCGTTGCTGTAATTGACGCAGATTTAAATATTAATCATGAGGATCTGAAAGACCGGATATGGAAAAACCCTAGACCCGGTGCTAAAGGTTATACAAATGATGTGAATGGATGGAATTTCCTAGGTAATAAAAATGGTCAAACCCTGGTAAAAACAGGTACTGAAGCTTTCAGAGAATATAAGCGTTTAAAGCCGCGTTTCGAAAATGTTAAACCGGAACAACTTAAAACTGAAGCAGAGAAAAATGAATATGTCTACTTCCGTACTGTTCGTGCAGAAGCTAAAATAAACTCATACATTAAGTTCGGTCAATACACTGCGTTGATAACTAATGCATTCAGAATTACAGACTCGGTAATAAAAGCAACTAAGTTTGATCATGAACCGATGGTTGCTGATGTAATGAAACTTAAAATTGCCGATTCAGCAATAAATGAACAGTACGGAGTGGTTTCAAGAAGCATGTTCAAGTATAAGAATAATGATTTATGGAAAGATATATACAGTAATCAGCTGCAGGAAAATGAAACGGTAGTAAACCGAATTAAAAGCCTGGATGATAAAACCAGCCCTAGAGATTTGATTGGCGATGCTGATAATATCAAAGATAAATATTATGGTAATGCTAATCTTTTTGAAAAGGATTCTTACCACGGTACTTTTGTAGCCGGCTTAATTGGAGCAGTAAGAAATAATGGGATCGGTATTGACGGCATAGCTGATTCTGTAGCTATTATGGGCGTACGGGCTGTTCCTGATGGTGATGAATATGATAAAGATATTGCACTTGCAATTTATTATGCAGTTGATAATGGTGCAAAATTAATCAACATGAGTTTTGGCAAATACTATTCACCGCATAGCCAGTGGGTAAATGAAGCGATTCAATATGCCAATAAAAAAGGTGTTTTACTATTCCATGCTTCTGGCAATGAAGGTAAAAATGTAGACAGTATAATGGTATATCCTTCGGGCATGCTATCTGCCACAAAAAGAGCGGAAAACCTGATTAGGGTTGGTGCATCTACTCCTACTGGTGAGGCAGCAGCCATCAGCAATTATGGTGCTGCTAATGTAGACATCTTCGCCCCTGGTATAAGTATTCGCTCTACCGGTTTAAATAACGGTTATCAAATTGCAAACGGCACCAGTTTATCTGCACCTATAGTTACAGGTGTCGCAGCCTTATTATGGTCGTATTTCCCTCAATTATCTGCCAAGCAGATTAAAACAATTCTACTGGCATCTGTAACTTCTCGTAAAGGGCATTTGACCAGCAAACCTGGCAAGGTAAAAGATCAAATTGTATTTGAAAACTTATGTACCAGTGCCGGTATCGTAAATGCTTACCAGGCTGTGAAAATGGCTCAACAAATGCTGAAAACCAAAGTTTAA